The Oryctolagus cuniculus chromosome 5, mOryCun1.1, whole genome shotgun sequence genome includes a region encoding these proteins:
- the DDAH2 gene encoding putative hydrolase DDAH2 isoform X2, with protein sequence MGTPGEGLGRCSHALIRGVPESLAAGDSAGAGLPALDLAKAQREHGVLGGKLRQRLGLQLLELPPEEPLPLGPLLGDTAVIQGDTALITRPWSPARRPEVDGVRKALQDLGLRIVEMGDENATLDGTDVLFTGREFFVGLSKWTNHRGAEIVADTFRDFAVSTVPVTGPSHLRGLCGMGGPRTVVAGSSDAAQKAVRAMAALTDHPYASLTLPDDAAADCLFLRPGLPGAPPFLLHRGGGDLPNSQEALQKLSDVTLVPVSCSELEKAGAGLSSLCLVLSTRPHS encoded by the exons GGGACAGTGCCGGGGCTGGCCTTCCGGctctggacctggccaaagctcAAAGAGAGCACGGGGTGCTGGGTGGTAAACTGAGGCAGCGactggggctgcagctgctggaacTGCCTCCCGAGGAGCCCCTGCCTCTGGGACCACTGCTCGGCGACACGGCCGTGATCCAAGGGGACACAGCCCTAATCACACGGCCCTGGAGCCCAGCCCGTAGGCCAGAG GTTGATGGGGTCCGCAAAGCCCTCCAGGACCTAGGGCTCCGAATTGTGGAGATGGGAGATGAAAACGCGACCCTGGATGGCACCGACGTTCTCTTCACCG GCCGGGAGTTCTTCGTAGGCCTCTCCAAGTGGACCAATCACCGAGGAGCAGAGATAGTCGCCGACACATTCCGG GACTTCGCCGTCTCCACTGTGCCTGTCACAGGCCCTAGCCACCTGCGCGGCCTCTGTGGCATGGGAGGACCCCGCACAGTGGTGGCTGGAAGCAGTGACGCTGCCCAGAAGGCTGTCAGG GCCATGGCCGCGCTGACAGATCACCCATACGCCTCGCTGACCCTCCCAGATGACGCAGCTGCCGACTGTCTCTTTCTGCGACCTGGGTTGCCAGGTGCACCCCCTTTTCTCCTGCACCGAGGAGGTGGGGACCTGCCCAACAGccaggag GCACTGCAGAAGCTTTCTGATGTCACCCTGGTACCTGTGTCCTGCTCGGAACTGgagaaggctggagctgggctcagctCCCTCTGCCTGGTGCTCAGCACACGCCCCCACAGCTGA
- the MPIG6B gene encoding megakaryocyte and platelet inhibitory receptor G6b isoform X3, translating to MALVLQLLPLLLPRAQGDKAASLDGRPGDRVNLSCAGVSHPVRWAWAPSFPACRGLSKGRRPILWASSGRTPTVPALQPFAGRLRSLDPGIRWLELLLSTGDSGTFFCKGHHKDESRTVLHVLGDSANCRAQGPTHGSVYPQLLFPLLGAGLLLGLAALGVVWWRRRSVPPHSSTRESGTPESSKAGGGGAHQPRGPGPGAEPALRRPGPLGPQEAPLAVHNRPWGCLHSVCGCGLKRNSHPS from the exons ATGGCCTTGGTtctgcagctgctgcctctgctgctccccagggcccagggggaCAAAGCAG CTTCCCTGGACGGCCGCCCTGGTGATCGCGTGAATCTCTCCTGCGCGGGGGTCTCACACCCAGTCCGCTGGGCCTGGGCACCTAGCTTCCCCGCATGCAGGGGCCTGTCCAAAGGACGCCGCCCAATCCTCTGGGCCTCTTCCGGCAGGACACCCACGGTGCCTGCGCTCCAGCCCTTTGCCGGCCGCCTACGCTCCCTGGATCCCGGGATCcggtggctggagctgctcttgAGCACAGGGGACTCGGGCACTTTTTTCTGCAAGGGCCACCACAAGGACGAGAGCCGCACGGTGCTTCATGTGCTGGGAGACAGTGCCAactgcagggcccaggggcccacGCACG GGTCCGTGTATCCCCAGCTCCTGTTTCCGTTGCTGGGCgctgggctgctgctgggactGGCAGCGTTGGGCGTGGTCTGGTGGCGGCGCCG CTCTGTCCCACCACATAGCTCCACTCGTGAAAGTGGAACCCCAGAGTCCAGtaaagcaggaggaggaggagcccacCAGCCCAGGGGACCTGGACCAGGAGCCG AGCCTGCTCTACGCCGACCTGGACCACTCGGCCCTCAGGAGGCCCCGCTGGCTGTCCACAACCGTCCCTGGGGATGCCTCCACAGTGTATGCGGTTGTGGTTTGAAGAGAAACTCCCACCCAAGCTGA
- the MPIG6B gene encoding megakaryocyte and platelet inhibitory receptor G6b isoform X1: MALVLQLLPLLLPRAQGDKAASLDGRPGDRVNLSCAGVSHPVRWAWAPSFPACRGLSKGRRPILWASSGRTPTVPALQPFAGRLRSLDPGIRWLELLLSTGDSGTFFCKGHHKDESRTVLHVLGDSANCRAQGPTHGARPRIRLDHSPVLVRLTPPHSPSPTCIFPNPSISEFEPSLGADKLVPFSSSFSSVPPHSSTRESGTPESSKAGGGGAHQPRGPGPGAEPALRRPGPLGPQEAPLAVHNRPWGCLHSVCGCGLKRNSHPS; this comes from the exons ATGGCCTTGGTtctgcagctgctgcctctgctgctccccagggcccagggggaCAAAGCAG CTTCCCTGGACGGCCGCCCTGGTGATCGCGTGAATCTCTCCTGCGCGGGGGTCTCACACCCAGTCCGCTGGGCCTGGGCACCTAGCTTCCCCGCATGCAGGGGCCTGTCCAAAGGACGCCGCCCAATCCTCTGGGCCTCTTCCGGCAGGACACCCACGGTGCCTGCGCTCCAGCCCTTTGCCGGCCGCCTACGCTCCCTGGATCCCGGGATCcggtggctggagctgctcttgAGCACAGGGGACTCGGGCACTTTTTTCTGCAAGGGCCACCACAAGGACGAGAGCCGCACGGTGCTTCATGTGCTGGGAGACAGTGCCAactgcagggcccaggggcccacGCACG GCGCTCGCCCCCGCATCCGCCTCGACCACTCCCCAGTTTTGGTGAGACTAACTCCACCCCATTCTCCTTCTCCCACTTGCATATTCCCTAACCCTTCAATTTCCGAGTTTGAGCCCTCACTGGGAGCAGACAAGTTGGTTCCTTTCTCCTCATCCTTCAGCTCTGTCCCACCACATAGCTCCACTCGTGAAAGTGGAACCCCAGAGTCCAGtaaagcaggaggaggaggagcccacCAGCCCAGGGGACCTGGACCAGGAGCCG AGCCTGCTCTACGCCGACCTGGACCACTCGGCCCTCAGGAGGCCCCGCTGGCTGTCCACAACCGTCCCTGGGGATGCCTCCACAGTGTATGCGGTTGTGGTTTGAAGAGAAACTCCCACCCAAGCTGA
- the MPIG6B gene encoding megakaryocyte and platelet inhibitory receptor G6b isoform X5, translated as MALVLQLLPLLLPRAQGDKAGSVYPQLLFPLLGAGLLLGLAALGVVWWRRRRSPPHPPRPLPSFALSHHIAPLVKVEPQSPVKQEEEEPTSPGDLDQEPSLLYADLDHSALRRPRWLSTTVPGDASTVYAVVV; from the exons ATGGCCTTGGTtctgcagctgctgcctctgctgctccccagggcccagggggaCAAAGCAG GGTCCGTGTATCCCCAGCTCCTGTTTCCGTTGCTGGGCgctgggctgctgctgggactGGCAGCGTTGGGCGTGGTCTGGTGGCGGCGCCG GCGCTCGCCCCCGCATCCGCCTCGACCACTCCCCAGTTTTG CTCTGTCCCACCACATAGCTCCACTCGTGAAAGTGGAACCCCAGAGTCCAGtaaagcaggaggaggaggagcccacCAGCCCAGGGGACCTGGACCAGGAGCCG AGCCTGCTCTACGCCGACCTGGACCACTCGGCCCTCAGGAGGCCCCGCTGGCTGTCCACAACCGTCCCTGGGGATGCCTCCACAGTGTATGCGGTTGTGGTTTGA
- the MPIG6B gene encoding megakaryocyte and platelet inhibitory receptor G6b isoform X4, with protein MALVLQLLPLLLPRAQGDKAASLDGRPGDRVNLSCAGVSHPVRWAWAPSFPACRGLSKGRRPILWASSGRTPTVPALQPFAGRLRSLDPGIRWLELLLSTGDSGTFFCKGHHKDESRTVLHVLGDSANCRAQGPTHGSVYPQLLFPLLGAGLLLGLAALGVVWWRRRRSPPHPPRPLPSFAPLVKVEPQSPVKQEEEEPTSPGDLDQEPSLLYADLDHSALRRPRWLSTTVPGDASTVYAVVV; from the exons ATGGCCTTGGTtctgcagctgctgcctctgctgctccccagggcccagggggaCAAAGCAG CTTCCCTGGACGGCCGCCCTGGTGATCGCGTGAATCTCTCCTGCGCGGGGGTCTCACACCCAGTCCGCTGGGCCTGGGCACCTAGCTTCCCCGCATGCAGGGGCCTGTCCAAAGGACGCCGCCCAATCCTCTGGGCCTCTTCCGGCAGGACACCCACGGTGCCTGCGCTCCAGCCCTTTGCCGGCCGCCTACGCTCCCTGGATCCCGGGATCcggtggctggagctgctcttgAGCACAGGGGACTCGGGCACTTTTTTCTGCAAGGGCCACCACAAGGACGAGAGCCGCACGGTGCTTCATGTGCTGGGAGACAGTGCCAactgcagggcccaggggcccacGCACG GGTCCGTGTATCCCCAGCTCCTGTTTCCGTTGCTGGGCgctgggctgctgctgggactGGCAGCGTTGGGCGTGGTCTGGTGGCGGCGCCG GCGCTCGCCCCCGCATCCGCCTCGACCACTCCCCAGTTTTG CTCCACTCGTGAAAGTGGAACCCCAGAGTCCAGtaaagcaggaggaggaggagcccacCAGCCCAGGGGACCTGGACCAGGAGCCG AGCCTGCTCTACGCCGACCTGGACCACTCGGCCCTCAGGAGGCCCCGCTGGCTGTCCACAACCGTCCCTGGGGATGCCTCCACAGTGTATGCGGTTGTGGTTTGA
- the MPIG6B gene encoding megakaryocyte and platelet inhibitory receptor G6b isoform X2: MALVLQLLPLLLPRAQGDKAASLDGRPGDRVNLSCAGVSHPVRWAWAPSFPACRGLSKGRRPILWASSGRTPTVPALQPFAGRLRSLDPGIRWLELLLSTGDSGTFFCKGHHKDESRTVLHVLGDSANCRAQGPTHGSVYPQLLFPLLGAGLLLGLAALGVVWWRRRRSPPHPPRPLPSFALSHHIAPLVKVEPQSPVKQEEEEPTSPGDLDQEPSLLYADLDHSALRRPRWLSTTVPGDASTVYAVVV; this comes from the exons ATGGCCTTGGTtctgcagctgctgcctctgctgctccccagggcccagggggaCAAAGCAG CTTCCCTGGACGGCCGCCCTGGTGATCGCGTGAATCTCTCCTGCGCGGGGGTCTCACACCCAGTCCGCTGGGCCTGGGCACCTAGCTTCCCCGCATGCAGGGGCCTGTCCAAAGGACGCCGCCCAATCCTCTGGGCCTCTTCCGGCAGGACACCCACGGTGCCTGCGCTCCAGCCCTTTGCCGGCCGCCTACGCTCCCTGGATCCCGGGATCcggtggctggagctgctcttgAGCACAGGGGACTCGGGCACTTTTTTCTGCAAGGGCCACCACAAGGACGAGAGCCGCACGGTGCTTCATGTGCTGGGAGACAGTGCCAactgcagggcccaggggcccacGCACG GGTCCGTGTATCCCCAGCTCCTGTTTCCGTTGCTGGGCgctgggctgctgctgggactGGCAGCGTTGGGCGTGGTCTGGTGGCGGCGCCG GCGCTCGCCCCCGCATCCGCCTCGACCACTCCCCAGTTTTG CTCTGTCCCACCACATAGCTCCACTCGTGAAAGTGGAACCCCAGAGTCCAGtaaagcaggaggaggaggagcccacCAGCCCAGGGGACCTGGACCAGGAGCCG AGCCTGCTCTACGCCGACCTGGACCACTCGGCCCTCAGGAGGCCCCGCTGGCTGTCCACAACCGTCCCTGGGGATGCCTCCACAGTGTATGCGGTTGTGGTTTGA
- the LY6G6C gene encoding lymphocyte antigen 6 complex locus protein G6c: protein MKSLLLFTLSALLGWVSADIRCHSCYKVPVLGCVDRQSCRLEPGHQCLTTNVYLGKMWVFSNLRCGTPEEPCHEAINQTNHKLGLIYNTTCCSKDNCNSLAPRPTAALTVVFLTSLAGLGLWLLH from the exons ATGAAAAGCCTGCTGCTGTTCACCCTGTCCGCTCTGCTCGGCTGGGTCTCAG CTGACATCCGCTGTCACTCCTGCTACAAGGTCCCTGTACTGGGCTGTGTGGATCGCCAGTCCTGCCGCCTGGAGCCAGGACACCAATGCCTGACAACGAATGTGTACCTCG GTAAGATGTGGGTTTTCTCTAACCTGCGCTGTGGGACACCGGAAGAGCCGTGTCACGAGGCCATCAACCAAACCAACCACAAGCTGGGCCTGATCTACAACACCACCTGCTGCAGCAAAGACAATTGCAACAGCCTGGCCCCGCGGCCCACTGCAGCCCTGACCGTGGTCTTCCTCACCTCCTTGGCTGGCCTCggcctctggctgctgcactgA
- the LY6G6D gene encoding lymphocyte antigen 6 complex locus protein G6d: MNPQLLWILLGTLLGAALGNRMRCYHCGGSGPSSSCKETVTVTCDEGERCGFLDRKPQPGLGQVKISGNPSMTLGHQHPACVAAHRCNQVEVESVGDVTYETHRNCCFGDLCNSAVASTVAPACIWAAVATTLAWLLPGLWSG; the protein is encoded by the exons ATGAACCCCCAGTTGCTGTGGATCCTGCTTGGCACCCTGCTGGGGGCAGCGTTGG GAAACCGCATGCGATGCTACCACTGTGGCGGCAGCGGCCCCAGCAGCTCCTGCAAAGAGACCGTGACAGTCACCTGTGACGAGGGCGAACGCTGTGGCTTCCTGGACCGCAAACCCCAACCAGGCCTGGGACAAGTCAAGATATCTGGGAACC CCTCCATGACCTTGGGCCATCAGCATCCGGCCTGCGTGGCTGCGCATCGTTGCAATCAAGTAGAAGTGGAGTCGGTGGGAGACGTGACCTATGAAACCCACAGGAACTGCTGCTTCGGAGACCTGTGCAACAGCGCCGTGGCAAGCACCGTGGCTCCAGCATGCATCTGGGCTGCAGTAGCCACcaccctggcctggctgttgccggGACTGTGGAGCGGGTAG
- the LOC127493071 gene encoding lymphocyte antigen 6G6e gives MGPTSIFLCVLFLSGALGLTTSPAQGRLRCYTCSFAKPCYPVPTECREGEACGISTGTSDQNEIIQRKGCLPRAQCLLPGRATYWSRSYILRHECCEQDLCNTATKPQGLPSLLLLLLTLLLLAAGTAWGGAFLR, from the exons ATGGGCCCCACCAGCATCTTCCTCTGCGTCCTGTTCCTCTCTGGGGCACTGG GTCTCACCACTTCCCCTGCCCAGGGCCGGCTCCGCTGTTACACCTGCAGCTTCGCCAAACCTTGCTACCCTGTTCCCACCGAGTGTCGGGAGGGGGAAGCTTGTGGCATCAGCACAGGCACCTCAG ATCAGAACGAGATCATCCAACGGAAGGGCTGCCTCCCACGGGCACAGTGCCTTCTGCCAGGCCGTGCCACCTACTGGTCACGCTCCTATATTCTGCGGCACGAGTGTTGCGAGCAGGACCTGTGCAACACGGCCACCAAGCCGCAGgggctccccagcctcctcctcctcctcctcaccctgctcCTGCTCGCGGCTGGCACCGCCTGGGGAGGCGCCTTCCTCCGCTAG